From a region of the Tachypleus tridentatus isolate NWPU-2018 chromosome 1, ASM421037v1, whole genome shotgun sequence genome:
- the LOC143252563 gene encoding tripartite motif-containing protein 2-like isoform X1, with protein sequence MEHLRYAIQSQLGRKMMTPSTLVETVSINYEDFSEHFLTCSTCLCTYDSQEHIPKLLSCSHSVCRSCLERIVAATGVRDAGSFRCPICRETIPLPRGGISALPPSFLVNQLLDLMSRQRREVVPRCSTHTTQELLFCESCDCVFCSACTEGTHDNGNGSYSHTVIPFSIAIKRMSEILLYKANLCIGKLNAAAENVHSEVGKLDQNVDHTFELINRTFQEVINIVEKRRQEVLGMVKKIRDEKKKVLLEQLAMIQGEKSKVEEECQGLQHQVEVRNITKKISDLNEKIDAVKNVMEPRENAFIKYEHLHNSAISDIEAALNVFGRVRTSKTFPTLCTADVHDTSAHLHSSSLLRTVDYHGSLQTVGGDPVVVELRYENGDEVEVQLLDQNDGTYSIKYTPDLPGIYKLYISIFGRPIKDSPYQFTSSEHINPIICFGSAGAGDENFLQAAAVAINKTGRVFVLDTGNSRIKVLGSSLEFIQHFHGDGLEERGGTGIAVTPSDSLLVINWRTRYATELNFDGMLISQFTHSDFVEPLSLVVNSKGEILIVDNRLKCVFVLDPSGKLLRRIELKRKGIRHSKYVSLIATGPQDEILIADSHIQVFSPGGEFLREIYPEGRNRGHFGGITYDKKGYILASRSDKNKHYIQVFNFISGQLLFCIDSADAKLKRPAGLAVDDQYNVVVVDLGNDCVKKYRYK encoded by the exons ATGGAACATTTGCGATACGCTATTca gtCCCAGTTAGGTAGGAAGATGATGACACCATCTACCTTGGTAGAAACTGTCTCAATCAACTACGAAGATTTTAGTGAACATTTTCTCACTTGTAGCACCTGTTTGTGCACATATGATAGCCAGGAACACATCCCTAAGTTATTATCTTGTTCCCATTCTGTCTGTAGAAGCTGTCTGGAGAGAATTGTTGCGGCTACTGGTGTGCGAGATGCTGGCTCATTTCGTTGCCCCATTTGTCGTGAAACAATCCCACTTCCTCGTGGGGGTATTAGTGCTCTCCCACCAAGTTTCCTGGTTAACCAGCTTCTTGACCTAATGTCCAGACAACGAAGAGAAGTCGTCCCAAGGTGCTCGACACACACTACTCAGGAGCTTTTGTTTTGTGAAAGCTGTGACTGTGTGTTTTGTTCAGCTTGTACTGAAGGAACTCATGATAATGGAAATGGAAGCTACAGCCACACTGTGATACCCTTCTCTATAGCAATCAAAAGAATGTCAGAAATTTTATTGTACAAAGCCAATCTTTGCATAGGGAAACTGAATGCAGCAGCTGAGAATGTGCATAGTGAAGTGGGTAAACTAGATCAGAATGTAGATCATACTTTTGAGCTTATCAACAGGACTTTCCAAGAAGTCATTAATATTGTAGAAAAAAGGAGACAGGAGGTATTGGGGATGGTAAAAAAAATTCgagatgaaaaaaagaaagtactACTGGAACAACTTGCCATGATTCAAGGAGAGAAATCCAAAGTGGAAGAAGAATGTCAAGGCCTTCAGCATCAAGTGGAAGTCAGAAATATCACTAAGAAAATAAgtgatttaaatgaaaaaattgaTGCTGTAAAAAATGTTATGGAACCAAGGGAAAATGCTTTTATTAAATATGAACACTTGCATAACTCTGCAATTTCTGATATTGAAGCAGCCTTGAATGTTTTTGGGAGGGTTAGAACTAGTAAAACATTTCCAACTCTCTGTACTGCAGATGTACATGATACCTCTGCTCACCTTCATTCTTCATCTTTGCTTAGAACTGTTGATTACCATGGCAGTTTGCAGACAGTTGGTGGTGACCCTGTTGTTGTTGAGCTTCGTTATGAAAATGGGGATGAAGTAGAAGTTCAGCTTTTAGACCAAAATGATGGTACATATAGTATAAAATACACTCCTGATCTTCCTGGTATTTATAAACTTTACATAAGCATCTTTGGTAGACCAATTAAAGACAGTCCCTACCAGTTTACATCTTCTGAGCacatcaatcctattatttgctTTGGATCTGCAGGAGCAGGAGATGAAAATTTTTTGCAGGCTGCAGCAGTTGCCATTAACAAGACGGGTCGTGTATTTGTTCTTGATACAGGAAATAGTCGTATCAAGGTCCTTGGATCATCTCTAGAATTTATCCAACATTTTCATGGAGATGGTCTGGAGGAGCGAGGAGGAACAGGCATTGCTGTAACACCCAGTGACTCCCTACTAGTCATCAATTGGAGAACAAGATATGCCACAGAGCTAAACTTTGATGGTATGTTGATCAGCCAGTTCACCCATTCTGACTTTGTTGAACCACTTAGCTTAGTAGTAAATAGTAAAGGTGAAATTTTAATTGTGGACAATAGGCTGAAATGCGTCTTTGTTTTAGATCCATCTGGGAAACTTTTACGCAGAATTGAACTCAAGCGGAAAGGAATTCGTCATTCAAAATATGTCAGTCTTATTGCAACAGGTCCTCAGGATGAGATCTTGATTGCTGACTCGCACATTCAAGTTTTCAGTCCTGGTGGAGAATTCCTTAGAGAGATTTATCCAGAAGGAAGAAATCGAGGTCATTTTGGAGGCATTACTTATGACAAGAAAGGATACATACTTGCCTCCCGTTCAGATAAGAATAAACACTACATTCAGGTGTTTAACTTCATCTCAGGccaacttttattttgtattgacaGTGCTGATGCTAAATTAAAGAGACCAGCAGGGTTAGCAGTGGATGACCAATACAATGTTGTTGTAGTTGATCTTGGTAATGACTGTGTCAAAAAATATCGATATAAATAG
- the LOC143252563 gene encoding tripartite motif-containing protein 2-like isoform X2, which yields MMTPSTLVETVSINYEDFSEHFLTCSTCLCTYDSQEHIPKLLSCSHSVCRSCLERIVAATGVRDAGSFRCPICRETIPLPRGGISALPPSFLVNQLLDLMSRQRREVVPRCSTHTTQELLFCESCDCVFCSACTEGTHDNGNGSYSHTVIPFSIAIKRMSEILLYKANLCIGKLNAAAENVHSEVGKLDQNVDHTFELINRTFQEVINIVEKRRQEVLGMVKKIRDEKKKVLLEQLAMIQGEKSKVEEECQGLQHQVEVRNITKKISDLNEKIDAVKNVMEPRENAFIKYEHLHNSAISDIEAALNVFGRVRTSKTFPTLCTADVHDTSAHLHSSSLLRTVDYHGSLQTVGGDPVVVELRYENGDEVEVQLLDQNDGTYSIKYTPDLPGIYKLYISIFGRPIKDSPYQFTSSEHINPIICFGSAGAGDENFLQAAAVAINKTGRVFVLDTGNSRIKVLGSSLEFIQHFHGDGLEERGGTGIAVTPSDSLLVINWRTRYATELNFDGMLISQFTHSDFVEPLSLVVNSKGEILIVDNRLKCVFVLDPSGKLLRRIELKRKGIRHSKYVSLIATGPQDEILIADSHIQVFSPGGEFLREIYPEGRNRGHFGGITYDKKGYILASRSDKNKHYIQVFNFISGQLLFCIDSADAKLKRPAGLAVDDQYNVVVVDLGNDCVKKYRYK from the coding sequence ATGATGACACCATCTACCTTGGTAGAAACTGTCTCAATCAACTACGAAGATTTTAGTGAACATTTTCTCACTTGTAGCACCTGTTTGTGCACATATGATAGCCAGGAACACATCCCTAAGTTATTATCTTGTTCCCATTCTGTCTGTAGAAGCTGTCTGGAGAGAATTGTTGCGGCTACTGGTGTGCGAGATGCTGGCTCATTTCGTTGCCCCATTTGTCGTGAAACAATCCCACTTCCTCGTGGGGGTATTAGTGCTCTCCCACCAAGTTTCCTGGTTAACCAGCTTCTTGACCTAATGTCCAGACAACGAAGAGAAGTCGTCCCAAGGTGCTCGACACACACTACTCAGGAGCTTTTGTTTTGTGAAAGCTGTGACTGTGTGTTTTGTTCAGCTTGTACTGAAGGAACTCATGATAATGGAAATGGAAGCTACAGCCACACTGTGATACCCTTCTCTATAGCAATCAAAAGAATGTCAGAAATTTTATTGTACAAAGCCAATCTTTGCATAGGGAAACTGAATGCAGCAGCTGAGAATGTGCATAGTGAAGTGGGTAAACTAGATCAGAATGTAGATCATACTTTTGAGCTTATCAACAGGACTTTCCAAGAAGTCATTAATATTGTAGAAAAAAGGAGACAGGAGGTATTGGGGATGGTAAAAAAAATTCgagatgaaaaaaagaaagtactACTGGAACAACTTGCCATGATTCAAGGAGAGAAATCCAAAGTGGAAGAAGAATGTCAAGGCCTTCAGCATCAAGTGGAAGTCAGAAATATCACTAAGAAAATAAgtgatttaaatgaaaaaattgaTGCTGTAAAAAATGTTATGGAACCAAGGGAAAATGCTTTTATTAAATATGAACACTTGCATAACTCTGCAATTTCTGATATTGAAGCAGCCTTGAATGTTTTTGGGAGGGTTAGAACTAGTAAAACATTTCCAACTCTCTGTACTGCAGATGTACATGATACCTCTGCTCACCTTCATTCTTCATCTTTGCTTAGAACTGTTGATTACCATGGCAGTTTGCAGACAGTTGGTGGTGACCCTGTTGTTGTTGAGCTTCGTTATGAAAATGGGGATGAAGTAGAAGTTCAGCTTTTAGACCAAAATGATGGTACATATAGTATAAAATACACTCCTGATCTTCCTGGTATTTATAAACTTTACATAAGCATCTTTGGTAGACCAATTAAAGACAGTCCCTACCAGTTTACATCTTCTGAGCacatcaatcctattatttgctTTGGATCTGCAGGAGCAGGAGATGAAAATTTTTTGCAGGCTGCAGCAGTTGCCATTAACAAGACGGGTCGTGTATTTGTTCTTGATACAGGAAATAGTCGTATCAAGGTCCTTGGATCATCTCTAGAATTTATCCAACATTTTCATGGAGATGGTCTGGAGGAGCGAGGAGGAACAGGCATTGCTGTAACACCCAGTGACTCCCTACTAGTCATCAATTGGAGAACAAGATATGCCACAGAGCTAAACTTTGATGGTATGTTGATCAGCCAGTTCACCCATTCTGACTTTGTTGAACCACTTAGCTTAGTAGTAAATAGTAAAGGTGAAATTTTAATTGTGGACAATAGGCTGAAATGCGTCTTTGTTTTAGATCCATCTGGGAAACTTTTACGCAGAATTGAACTCAAGCGGAAAGGAATTCGTCATTCAAAATATGTCAGTCTTATTGCAACAGGTCCTCAGGATGAGATCTTGATTGCTGACTCGCACATTCAAGTTTTCAGTCCTGGTGGAGAATTCCTTAGAGAGATTTATCCAGAAGGAAGAAATCGAGGTCATTTTGGAGGCATTACTTATGACAAGAAAGGATACATACTTGCCTCCCGTTCAGATAAGAATAAACACTACATTCAGGTGTTTAACTTCATCTCAGGccaacttttattttgtattgacaGTGCTGATGCTAAATTAAAGAGACCAGCAGGGTTAGCAGTGGATGACCAATACAATGTTGTTGTAGTTGATCTTGGTAATGACTGTGTCAAAAAATATCGATATAAATAG